In the genome of candidate division KSB1 bacterium, one region contains:
- a CDS encoding glycosyltransferase family 39 protein, whose protein sequence is MKKNWQNSQWVEYSVLAVITIAAAFLRFYKLGAWSYWIDEYYSLESSLRPYLQNLSKPFWLITKTSLDSFGISAISLRLPPFVFGVLAIVALYFPFKAIFGRRVALLSAFFMAISPWHIYLSQLARWYSLLLLISTAALISFYFFIERNSLKYLILSIITFLFAFMLHLTAGFIIMIGVAYLFSLSRIKNMQPERFDTKKINILFIVLILGAIVLMPKFLEFVKVWNEIQLRDGYWGTTPVNFASKVLYHLTPTMGFASLLGLILLLFSGGRKGLFISIFAVLPGALLILAALLKTNISTKYIFFTLPALLLGASFLCIYVIDQTQKYKAIVSVAIIGLVAIPSLKTDFLYFSSGYGNRDRLTEAVQHIQQKWHPTDQIFPLYFFPNPERAQDYLKTTAELIDFHIEDEQILFPETPEELDRERRIWVVTIGKPLPPNSTGFYEWVSLKTNMVAEFKANKGPKDNTVRIYLQRPLKKDQGINKMAFDSSKHQTLDIREY, encoded by the coding sequence ATGAAAAAGAACTGGCAAAATAGTCAATGGGTTGAATATTCCGTCTTAGCGGTGATTACCATTGCAGCTGCGTTTTTAAGATTCTATAAACTTGGAGCATGGAGCTATTGGATCGATGAGTACTATTCACTCGAATCGTCTCTCAGACCCTATTTGCAGAATTTGAGCAAACCGTTTTGGCTCATCACCAAGACGTCATTAGACTCTTTTGGGATCAGTGCAATTTCTTTAAGATTGCCGCCATTTGTTTTCGGAGTTTTAGCAATTGTCGCGTTGTACTTTCCGTTCAAAGCTATTTTTGGTAGGAGGGTTGCGTTACTATCCGCCTTTTTTATGGCGATTTCCCCATGGCATATTTATCTTTCACAACTCGCGAGATGGTATTCGTTGCTCTTACTTATTAGCACTGCTGCTTTGATTTCTTTTTACTTTTTTATCGAGCGCAATTCATTAAAATATCTCATTCTGTCAATCATAACTTTTTTGTTTGCATTTATGCTTCATTTGACCGCTGGATTCATCATTATGATTGGAGTCGCCTACTTATTTTCCCTGTCTCGAATAAAAAATATGCAACCGGAGCGATTTGATACCAAGAAAATCAATATCCTCTTTATCGTTTTGATTTTGGGCGCAATTGTGTTAATGCCCAAGTTCCTTGAATTTGTGAAAGTTTGGAATGAGATTCAGTTAAGGGATGGTTACTGGGGAACCACGCCGGTAAACTTTGCCTCAAAAGTTCTGTACCACCTGACCCCAACGATGGGCTTTGCGTCGCTGCTTGGGCTTATCCTTTTACTATTTTCAGGGGGCAGAAAGGGATTGTTTATTTCAATTTTCGCCGTGCTCCCGGGCGCTCTGCTGATTTTAGCAGCTCTGTTAAAAACCAACATCAGCACTAAATATATATTCTTTACGCTCCCGGCCTTGTTATTGGGAGCTAGCTTTTTGTGCATCTACGTGATTGATCAAACTCAAAAGTACAAAGCCATTGTTTCAGTCGCCATCATTGGATTGGTTGCCATTCCTTCTTTAAAAACAGATTTTCTGTACTTCTCCAGTGGTTATGGTAACCGCGATCGATTAACGGAGGCTGTTCAACATATTCAGCAAAAATGGCATCCTACTGATCAGATTTTTCCGCTTTATTTTTTTCCGAACCCGGAGAGGGCTCAAGATTATTTAAAAACAACCGCTGAATTAATTGATTTTCACATAGAAGATGAACAGATCCTGTTTCCTGAAACGCCTGAGGAACTTGACCGAGAAAGAAGAATTTGGGTGGTCACGATTGGTAAACCTTTGCCGCCTAATTCAACCGGATTTTATGAGTGGGTCTCACTGAAGACAAATATGGTAGCAGAGTTTAAGGCAAATAAAGGACCAAAAGATAATACAGTGCGAATCTATTTGCAGCGTCCCTTAAAGAAGGATCAGGGAATTAATAAAATGGCTTTTGATTCTTCAAAACATCAAACATTGGATATAAGGGAGTATTGA